In Deltaproteobacteria bacterium, the genomic window GCATTTCGAACCGGATGAAAATCCGGCGACACTTCTTCGCAACTTGTAACGCGGATATCTTCGGGAAGCAGACTATTCAGGCCTTTCAAAAAACCGTCGCAGGAAATATCGCGGTCGGTTTGAAAACAAGCCACCTGCGCCAAAGCATGTACGCCCGAATCGGTACGCGAAGCGCCGCGCAACACCGTTTTTTCCTCCGTCATTTTTTCAACGGCTGAAAGGACGACATCCTGAATAGCCGTGGCGTTGATTTGGCTCTGCCAGCCGGCATAATTCGTGCCGTCATATTCGAGTGTTAATTTGATTTGGCGCATCGGGTAGATCCTTCGCTTCGCTCAGGATGACAGCAATGGAATTAAAAGTTCGGCAATCTGAATTGCATTCAACGCGGCACCTTTGCGAATGTTGTCGGCTACAATCCAGAGATTCAAACCGTGAGGGACGGAAAGATCTTTACGAATACGCCCCACATAAATTGCATCTTCGCCAGCCGCGTGAATGGCCATCGGATAATTATTTTTTTGCGGTTCATCCATCACCTCCACACCATCCGCGTGCTGAAGCAGATTTATCGCCTCTTCGCGGGAGAAGGGCGATTCAAATTCCACATTGACTGACTCACTATGTCCGTAAAAAACCGGCACACGCACGGTGGTTGCCGTCATGGGAATTTTCGTTTCCAAAATTTTGGATGTTTCGTTGATCATCTTCCACTCTTCTTTGGTGTAATTCTCCTCCGCAAAAACATCGATCTGCGGAAGACAATTAAACGCAATGCGATGCGGAAGCGCCTCCACTTTTATTTCCTTATTTGAAAAAAGCGCTACCGTTTGCTGGGAGAGTTCTTCCATCGCCGAAAGGCCGGCACCCGAAACAGATTGGTAAGTCGACACCACAACCCGTTTGATTTTTGCTTTTTTCATGAGGGCTTTGAGCACCACCACGAGTTGAATTGTTGAGCAATTTGGATTGGCGATGATTCCTTTGTTTTTATATTCGGCGATCAACGAAGGGTTGACTTCGGGAACCACGAGCGGAACCTCTTTATCCATACGGAATTGGGCCGTGTTATCAATCACCACGGCACCGCTTTTCACGGCGACAGGAACATATTCTTTGCTGATCTCCGAACCCGCGCTGAAAAAAGCGATGTTAACGTAGCTGAAAGAATCCGCATCCAACGTGTGAACAGGAAATTCGTGATCGCGAAAAGAAACGGTTTTTCCCAGTGAACGATCGGAAGCAAACAGTTTTAAATTGCCAACCGGAAAATTTCTTTCTTCCAGAATTTTAACAAGCTCCAGCCCCACAGCACCGGTAGCCCCCACAACAGCAATGTTCCAAGATTTCTTTGGCATTTTTTTCTCACTGTCATTGCGAGGCCCCGCAGGGGCCGTGGCAATCTACATTTGTTCCCAAGGGAGATCCTTCACGGAGTTTACCCTGAGCCGAGCAGATTCTTCGCTCCGCTCAGAATGACAATAATGGCGAAGGGTTCAGGATGACTCCGAAGAATCATTTAAATCGCACTTTTAAAAATCGTCTTTTCCCGAGTTGGATCAAATAGGATCCGTTTGTTTTCAAAGTTACGTCAATCTCTTCAACGCGTTGATCGTCCACGCGCACACCGCCTTGCTCGATCAACCT contains:
- a CDS encoding aspartate-semialdehyde dehydrogenase, producing the protein MPKKSWNIAVVGATGAVGLELVKILEERNFPVGNLKLFASDRSLGKTVSFRDHEFPVHTLDADSFSYVNIAFFSAGSEISKEYVPVAVKSGAVVIDNTAQFRMDKEVPLVVPEVNPSLIAEYKNKGIIANPNCSTIQLVVVLKALMKKAKIKRVVVSTYQSVSGAGLSAMEELSQQTVALFSNKEIKVEALPHRIAFNCLPQIDVFAEENYTKEEWKMINETSKILETKIPMTATTVRVPVFYGHSESVNVEFESPFSREEAINLLQHADGVEVMDEPQKNNYPMAIHAAGEDAIYVGRIRKDLSVPHGLNLWIVADNIRKGAALNAIQIAELLIPLLSS